One Bacillota bacterium genomic region harbors:
- a CDS encoding TlpA family protein disulfide reductase, with protein MRTKRMLLLIGILLITGTVGYVVTNRPQGTGIGPSPSTGEGGLAPNFTLRALDGTEVSLASYRDKAVAVVNFWATWCPPCREEIPDLVGFHDDFKDKGVVVLAVNLREPEDHVRDFAKDAQMDFPIVCDFSGDVANAYEVEAIPTTVIVDRSGTIRSRIVGMTSRAELEEIVKPLL; from the coding sequence TTGCGAACGAAAAGAATGCTCCTGCTCATCGGTATTCTCCTTATCACTGGCACCGTCGGGTACGTAGTCACCAACCGGCCGCAGGGCACGGGGATAGGGCCTTCGCCGTCGACGGGAGAGGGTGGGCTCGCGCCCAACTTCACACTCAGGGCTCTCGATGGAACCGAAGTCTCTCTCGCAAGTTACCGGGACAAGGCCGTGGCAGTCGTGAATTTCTGGGCCACATGGTGCCCGCCGTGCAGGGAGGAGATTCCAGACCTTGTTGGCTTCCACGATGATTTCAAAGACAAGGGAGTCGTTGTGCTGGCGGTGAACCTTCGAGAGCCAGAGGACCACGTGAGAGATTTCGCAAAGGACGCTCAGATGGATTTCCCCATCGTCTGCGACTTCTCAGGAGACGTCGCAAACGCATATGAAGTCGAGGCGATACCGACCACCGTCATCGTGGACAGGTCTGGGACAATCAGGTCGCGGATCGTGGGGATGACGAGTCGCGCAGAGCTCGAGGAAATCGTGAAACCGCTGCTCTAA
- the panB gene encoding 3-methyl-2-oxobutanoate hydroxymethyltransferase encodes MAKKTVLDFVDMKRKGEKITFLTAYDFPIASFAEKAGIDMLLVGDSLGMVVYGLPGTIPVTMDEMIIHSRAVRRGAPNTFVIGDMPFMSYQSSVEKAVENAGRFLKEAQMDAIKLEGGRRVISQIKAIVDAGIPVMGHIGLTPQSSGQLGGFKAQGRTAEAARELVLDAMAIQEAGAFALLLEAIPPEVGEAITKRLSIPVLGIGAGLQCDGQLLINGDMLGLVEAFTPKFVKKYANLAEVITAAISEYVRDVRELKFPEEKHTYKMKEGEPDKLAEFLKSLDNR; translated from the coding sequence TTGGCGAAGAAGACGGTTCTCGATTTCGTGGACATGAAGCGCAAAGGGGAGAAGATCACTTTCCTTACCGCGTATGACTTTCCCATTGCGTCGTTCGCCGAGAAGGCGGGCATCGACATGCTCCTCGTGGGGGACTCTCTCGGTATGGTAGTGTACGGGCTTCCCGGGACGATCCCTGTCACCATGGATGAAATGATCATCCACAGCCGGGCCGTGAGAAGGGGTGCTCCAAACACCTTCGTCATCGGCGACATGCCCTTTATGTCTTACCAGTCTTCAGTTGAGAAAGCCGTCGAGAACGCCGGCCGATTCCTCAAGGAAGCCCAGATGGACGCCATAAAGCTGGAAGGCGGCAGGAGGGTCATAAGCCAGATAAAGGCCATCGTTGACGCGGGCATTCCGGTCATGGGGCACATAGGTCTTACTCCTCAGAGCTCCGGTCAGCTCGGTGGGTTCAAGGCGCAAGGGCGCACCGCGGAGGCTGCCCGCGAGCTTGTCCTGGATGCCATGGCGATTCAAGAGGCCGGAGCGTTCGCCCTGCTTCTGGAGGCGATCCCACCAGAGGTGGGCGAGGCGATAACGAAGCGGCTCAGCATACCGGTCCTGGGAATCGGCGCGGGGCTGCAGTGCGACGGCCAGCTCCTCATCAACGGGGACATGTTGGGGCTCGTCGAAGCGTTCACGCCCAAATTCGTGAAGAAGTACGCCAACCTGGCTGAGGTCATCACCGCCGCCATAAGCGAATACGTACGCGATGTGAGGGAGCTCAAGTTCCCCGAGGAGAAGCACACGTACAAGATGAAAGAGGGTGAGCCGGACAAGCTTGCGGAGTTCTTGAAGTCCCTTGACAACCGGTGA
- a CDS encoding Ig-like domain-containing protein produces the protein MPKSVRFSAAVALVLALVWTLTTNEITLAGDSDPQSKAPRVVQVYPSDGMQHVPVDTAIHIVFSESMDEASAMRAVTISPAPELAFPASWQFLNNKTIMVVIPAKPLRYSTTYRITVSGSARDSQGTEMGQDYSWSFTTTKSPPAPVAVPANGGFAAGGLAGWSWSHSEAAGSRAASWSVVADGQREHVLRITRPPTFEMGSCAIEQRIDAEVPASGLVFLSFDLRLDDYTLKEYTTASTYPLKVILTYLDRNRVEHSFVKAYYFHLPSEGGIDSFAEFVELGRWTSRSYNLSVLVPRPVVLKSLRFECSGWAWTTLLDDVKLVW, from the coding sequence ATGCCGAAGTCCGTTAGATTCTCAGCAGCGGTTGCTCTTGTGCTGGCGTTGGTCTGGACGTTGACGACGAACGAGATCACGCTTGCGGGGGACAGCGATCCTCAGTCCAAGGCCCCCAGGGTCGTGCAGGTTTATCCGTCAGACGGCATGCAGCACGTCCCCGTGGACACGGCGATTCACATAGTATTCAGCGAGAGTATGGATGAAGCCTCCGCCATGAGGGCAGTTACGATCTCGCCCGCGCCGGAACTCGCATTCCCGGCGAGCTGGCAATTCCTGAACAACAAGACGATCATGGTCGTGATCCCGGCGAAACCTCTGAGGTACTCCACGACCTACAGGATCACGGTGAGCGGGAGCGCGAGAGACTCTCAGGGCACTGAGATGGGACAGGACTACTCGTGGTCTTTCACGACGACGAAGAGCCCCCCTGCGCCCGTGGCAGTTCCGGCGAACGGCGGGTTTGCGGCAGGTGGTCTTGCCGGTTGGTCATGGAGCCACAGCGAGGCAGCGGGGTCGCGGGCGGCGTCCTGGTCTGTGGTGGCTGACGGTCAGCGTGAGCACGTTCTCAGGATCACGCGGCCTCCCACGTTCGAGATGGGGTCGTGCGCGATCGAGCAGAGGATCGACGCGGAGGTGCCAGCGTCGGGGTTGGTGTTCCTGTCCTTCGACCTTCGCCTCGATGACTATACGCTGAAGGAGTACACGACCGCCTCCACCTATCCCTTGAAAGTGATCCTGACGTACCTCGATCGGAACCGCGTCGAGCATTCATTCGTGAAAGCATACTACTTCCACCTGCCATCGGAGGGGGGTATAGACAGCTTTGCCGAGTTCGTGGAGCTCGGGAGGTGGACATCCAGGTCATACAACCTGAGCGTGCTGGTCCCAAGGCCAGTGGTCCTGAAGTCGTTAAGGTTCGAGTGCTCGGGGTGGGCGTGGACCACCCTGCTCGACGATGTCAAGCTGGTCTGGTGA
- the yfcE gene encoding phosphodiesterase, producing MRLGVISDTHGSLTAWERALAVIGKVDVLLHAGDVLYHGPRNPLPQGHDAKSLAEAINAYEGRLVVARGNCDADIDQLVLDVPIQAPYALVVVEHRYILVHHGHLASGADMVSLMRRYRADLVVTGHTHVPVIERPAGEEGGLILNPGSPALPKTGDRRGTVAVVDDRTVRILHIDDGTELASCHW from the coding sequence GTGAGGCTTGGAGTGATAAGCGATACGCATGGTTCCCTCACGGCGTGGGAAAGGGCCCTCGCTGTGATCGGGAAGGTCGACGTCCTGCTTCACGCGGGGGACGTGCTGTACCACGGCCCGAGGAATCCCCTTCCCCAGGGCCACGATGCGAAGAGTCTGGCTGAAGCCATCAACGCATATGAAGGCCGGTTGGTCGTCGCTAGGGGCAATTGCGACGCCGACATCGATCAGCTCGTGCTGGACGTGCCGATCCAAGCTCCTTACGCCCTGGTCGTGGTCGAGCACAGGTACATCCTGGTACACCACGGGCATCTTGCATCCGGCGCAGACATGGTCAGTCTCATGCGACGCTATCGAGCAGACCTGGTGGTGACGGGGCATACCCATGTGCCTGTAATCGAGAGGCCTGCCGGGGAGGAGGGCGGATTGATCCTCAACCCGGGAAGTCCGGCTCTCCCGAAGACGGGGGACAGACGCGGCACGGTTGCCGTTGTCGATGACCGTACGGTGCGCATCCTTCACATTGATGACGGAACGGAATTGGCTTCGTGCCATTGGTGA
- a CDS encoding NUDIX domain-containing protein, whose amino-acid sequence MSELGRKHEVSAGVVVFRGDRVLVIKNRFGEWVLPKGRVEPGETPEVAALREVEEETGVRAEILGSAGTSEYTYASEGTGEPVDKVVYWFLGRETTPTGGDGLAGDVQPTPQWEEGITAACFLPWQHAADLLKYDGALVRVAASRVL is encoded by the coding sequence ATGAGTGAGCTTGGAAGGAAACACGAGGTGAGCGCGGGAGTGGTCGTCTTCAGAGGCGACCGGGTGCTCGTCATCAAGAATCGTTTCGGTGAATGGGTGCTCCCGAAAGGGAGGGTCGAGCCGGGAGAGACGCCCGAAGTCGCAGCCCTGCGCGAGGTGGAAGAGGAAACGGGGGTTCGCGCCGAGATCCTGGGGTCCGCCGGCACGAGCGAGTACACCTACGCCTCGGAAGGAACAGGCGAGCCCGTTGACAAGGTCGTCTATTGGTTCCTTGGGCGTGAGACGACTCCGACGGGAGGCGACGGCTTGGCCGGTGACGTGCAACCGACGCCCCAATGGGAAGAGGGCATCACCGCCGCCTGTTTCCTGCCCTGGCAACATGCGGCTGACCTCCTGAAGTATGACGGCGCGCTCGTCAGGGTCGCCGCATCGAGAGTCTTGTGA
- the ileS gene encoding isoleucine--tRNA ligase — translation MFRKVDLDVSFPAMEKEILKFWTEGGIFDKTLEKSRGGPRFVFYEGPPTANALPHPGHVLTRAMKDLVPRYRTMAGYHVDRKGGWDTHGLPVELEIEKELGISGKKHIEEYGVEKFIEKCKESVFRYKREWERMTERVGFWIDLDNAYVTYTNDYIESVWWALRQIWDKGLLYQGYKVVPYCPRCGTALSSHEVAQGYAEVEDPSVYVKFRVKGEDNTFFLVWTTTPWTLPSNVALAVSKDFTYVKVRLARTGELLILAKGLLEAAVREDFETVEEFSGMALAGKEYEPLFPFAHPGRRAWFVVSEDFVTLEEGTGIVHLAPAFGEDDMAAAVTHGLPVVQLVDAEGRFVDAVTPWKGVFVKDADPLIIGALQEGGKLYRSETHRHTYPFCWRCDTPLLYYARTSWFIKTTAVKEALLRNNAAINWHPEYVKDGRMGNFLENVIDWAVSRERYWGTPLPIWICERCGKQHCVGSVAELKEMATLLPERLELHRPYIDQVELRCPECNGTMRRTREVIDAWFDSGSMPFAQWHYPFENKEEFERHFPADFICEAIDQTRGWFYTLLVISTLLFERPPYRNVLVLGHILDSEGQKMSKRKGNVVDTWEVFDTYGADAFRWYLYTVNPPWNPTRFYMDAVGESQRRFLSTLRNVYSFYVLYANVDGFDPAQHELAVERRSLLDKWVISRFNVLARKVRSELDAYNITSAARAIEEFVDDLSNWYVRRSRRRYWGPEMDDDKVAAYLTLHEMLVGVAKLLAPFTPFVAEEIYRNLEGERGRGAPESVHLCDYPECDPAFVDPELERDMDFARKIVTLGRAARNKVNIKNRQPLSEMAVVAGDPVGARAVAALEDIIRDELNVKAVRAASDTRKFVSFKVKPRYDLLGPKHGRLVKEIVSALSSMDPEEVVDAMERRGEIQVCAGGSRVTVTRDEVSVETVEKEGYAVESEGGVAVALNTELTRDLVMEGLAREMVNKIQTTRKEADFNIEDRIRTVFWADADVREACEVHRDYLMEETLSEELEFGGEVAAARTCGELTREWDVNGHDVVISVERKQRGARTREGAREPSSCPQGAGAEHE, via the coding sequence ATGTTTAGGAAAGTGGATCTAGATGTGAGTTTTCCCGCGATGGAAAAGGAGATTCTGAAGTTCTGGACGGAAGGCGGGATCTTCGACAAGACATTGGAGAAGAGCAGAGGCGGCCCGAGATTCGTGTTCTACGAGGGCCCGCCGACGGCGAACGCTCTGCCGCATCCCGGTCACGTCTTGACAAGGGCCATGAAGGACTTGGTGCCGCGATACCGTACGATGGCAGGCTACCACGTGGACAGGAAAGGCGGCTGGGACACGCACGGACTGCCGGTCGAGCTCGAAATCGAAAAGGAGCTTGGCATAAGCGGCAAGAAGCACATAGAGGAGTATGGGGTCGAAAAGTTCATCGAGAAGTGCAAGGAGAGCGTGTTCCGGTACAAGCGCGAGTGGGAGCGCATGACTGAGCGCGTGGGGTTCTGGATCGACCTCGACAACGCGTACGTCACGTACACCAATGACTACATCGAGTCAGTGTGGTGGGCGTTGCGTCAGATATGGGACAAAGGCCTTCTTTATCAGGGCTACAAAGTCGTGCCGTACTGCCCGCGTTGCGGCACCGCCCTTTCCAGCCACGAGGTGGCGCAAGGATACGCGGAAGTCGAGGACCCGTCCGTATACGTGAAGTTTAGGGTCAAGGGCGAGGACAACACGTTCTTCCTCGTGTGGACCACAACGCCATGGACACTCCCGTCCAACGTGGCATTGGCGGTTTCGAAGGACTTCACGTATGTCAAGGTAAGGCTCGCTCGCACCGGCGAGCTGCTCATCCTGGCGAAAGGGCTTCTTGAGGCCGCGGTGCGCGAGGATTTCGAGACGGTTGAGGAGTTTTCAGGGATGGCCCTCGCGGGAAAGGAATACGAGCCGCTCTTCCCGTTCGCTCATCCTGGCAGGCGGGCGTGGTTCGTGGTCAGCGAGGATTTCGTCACCCTCGAGGAAGGCACGGGGATAGTCCATCTCGCGCCCGCATTTGGAGAGGACGACATGGCCGCCGCGGTGACGCACGGCCTTCCGGTGGTACAGCTCGTGGACGCCGAGGGTCGGTTCGTCGACGCGGTGACCCCGTGGAAGGGCGTGTTCGTCAAGGATGCAGATCCTCTGATCATCGGAGCGCTACAGGAGGGTGGCAAGCTCTACCGGAGCGAGACTCACCGGCACACGTACCCGTTCTGTTGGAGATGTGACACACCTCTCCTGTACTACGCTCGGACGTCGTGGTTCATCAAGACAACCGCCGTGAAAGAAGCCCTCCTGCGGAACAATGCAGCCATCAACTGGCACCCAGAGTACGTCAAGGACGGACGGATGGGCAATTTCCTGGAGAACGTGATAGACTGGGCCGTAAGCCGCGAACGGTACTGGGGCACTCCGCTTCCGATCTGGATATGTGAACGTTGCGGCAAGCAGCACTGTGTCGGAAGTGTGGCCGAGCTGAAGGAGATGGCCACGCTTCTGCCCGAGAGGCTCGAGCTGCACAGGCCGTACATCGACCAAGTCGAGCTCAGATGCCCCGAGTGCAATGGGACGATGAGGCGGACGCGAGAGGTGATCGATGCGTGGTTCGACTCGGGCTCGATGCCGTTCGCGCAGTGGCACTATCCCTTCGAGAACAAGGAGGAGTTCGAGAGGCACTTCCCGGCGGACTTCATATGCGAGGCAATCGACCAGACTCGCGGCTGGTTCTACACGCTGCTCGTCATATCCACCCTGCTCTTCGAGAGGCCGCCGTACCGGAACGTCTTGGTGCTCGGTCACATCCTGGACTCAGAGGGCCAAAAGATGAGCAAGAGGAAGGGGAACGTGGTTGATACCTGGGAGGTATTCGACACCTATGGCGCCGACGCGTTCAGGTGGTATCTGTACACTGTCAACCCGCCGTGGAACCCCACGCGGTTCTACATGGACGCGGTGGGCGAGTCCCAGCGGAGGTTCCTCTCCACGCTTCGGAACGTGTACTCGTTCTACGTCCTGTACGCGAACGTCGACGGGTTCGATCCTGCTCAGCACGAGCTGGCCGTGGAGCGGCGCTCTCTCCTGGACAAATGGGTAATATCAAGGTTCAACGTCCTTGCGAGGAAAGTCCGGAGCGAGCTTGATGCATACAACATCACCAGCGCGGCGCGGGCGATTGAGGAGTTCGTAGACGACCTGAGCAACTGGTACGTGCGACGATCGAGGAGGCGTTATTGGGGGCCGGAGATGGACGACGACAAAGTTGCGGCGTACCTTACCCTCCACGAGATGTTGGTGGGGGTGGCGAAGCTCCTCGCGCCGTTCACGCCGTTCGTAGCGGAGGAGATCTATAGGAACCTCGAAGGAGAGCGGGGGAGAGGCGCCCCGGAGAGCGTTCACCTATGCGACTACCCGGAGTGCGACCCGGCGTTCGTTGATCCCGAGCTCGAGCGAGACATGGACTTTGCCCGGAAGATTGTCACCCTCGGCAGGGCGGCACGGAATAAAGTGAACATAAAGAACCGTCAGCCGCTCTCCGAGATGGCGGTGGTCGCTGGAGATCCCGTCGGCGCGCGGGCAGTCGCCGCGCTGGAGGACATCATAAGGGATGAGCTGAACGTGAAGGCTGTACGGGCGGCGAGCGACACTCGCAAGTTCGTGTCTTTCAAGGTCAAGCCGAGGTACGATCTCCTCGGCCCGAAGCATGGGAGGCTCGTCAAGGAAATCGTGTCTGCTCTCTCCAGCATGGATCCTGAAGAAGTCGTGGACGCCATGGAACGGCGCGGCGAGATCCAAGTGTGCGCGGGGGGCTCGCGGGTTACCGTGACGCGCGACGAGGTCAGCGTTGAGACCGTGGAGAAGGAAGGCTACGCGGTGGAATCCGAGGGCGGTGTTGCGGTCGCCCTCAACACCGAGCTTACCCGCGACCTCGTCATGGAAGGACTCGCGCGCGAGATGGTGAACAAGATCCAAACGACGCGGAAGGAGGCTGATTTCAACATCGAGGACCGAATCCGCACCGTATTCTGGGCCGACGCGGATGTTCGCGAAGCATGCGAGGTCCATCGCGACTACTTGATGGAGGAGACCCTATCGGAGGAACTCGAGTTCGGAGGGGAAGTCGCGGCCGCGAGGACTTGTGGAGAGCTGACTCGGGAGTGGGATGTCAACGGTCATGACGTTGTGATAAGCGTGGAGCGCAAGCAACGAGGCGCGAGAACCAGAGAGGGCGCTCGGGAGCCATCGAGCTGTCCGCAAGGAGCGGGAGCTGAGCATGAGTGA
- a CDS encoding zinc-ribbon domain-containing protein, translating into MIECPNCGEANPDGAEVCERCGQGLLPGPKTVSHDTPKLPFIKRIPLRRGPTHRS; encoded by the coding sequence GTGATCGAGTGCCCGAACTGCGGAGAAGCGAATCCTGACGGAGCTGAGGTGTGCGAGAGGTGCGGTCAGGGCCTTCTGCCGGGTCCCAAGACCGTATCACATGATACCCCGAAACTGCCCTTCATAAAGAGAATCCCGCTTCGCAGGGGTCCGACGCACCGCAGTTGA
- a CDS encoding NADH-dependent [FeFe] hydrogenase, group A6 encodes MDMITLTVDGRKVEVPKGSTVLDAARAAGIDVPTLCYLKDVNAVGVCRVCVVEIDGAKSLQASCVTPAGEGMSVHTNTPAVREARRMVLELILSNHPFECLTCERNGNCELQALADRFGIRDIEYQGERAQFKVDASTPSIVRDPNKCILCRRCMSVCQKVQTVCALAPNDRGFGTMIAPAFGDELMNAVCALCGQCVLVCPTGALKERDETEAVWAAIADPSKHVVVQTAPAIRASIGEECGLGPGSRVTGQLTAALRRLGFDMVFDTDFTADLTIMEEGHEFIARLRNGGKLPLITSCSPGWIKFVEHFYPDLLPNLSTCKSPQQMFGALAKTYYARKSGIDPKDIFVVSVMPCTAKKFEARRPEMTASGYPDVDAVLTTRELGRMIREAGIDFESLAPEPYDPPLGISTGAGAIFGVTGGVMEAALRTVSEVVLDRELDNIDFVPVRGLAGVKEAEVNLDGTSVRVAVAHGLGNARRLLDRVSNGEADYHFIEIMACPGGCIGGGGQPIPTNDETRMKRIAAIYEEDKHMPLRKSHLNPAVQELYREFLGRPLGERSHELLHTHYHARARF; translated from the coding sequence ATGGATATGATCACTCTCACAGTTGACGGTCGCAAGGTGGAGGTCCCCAAAGGCTCCACCGTCCTGGACGCTGCGAGGGCGGCGGGAATCGACGTGCCGACGTTGTGCTACCTGAAGGACGTGAACGCCGTCGGAGTATGCAGGGTGTGCGTTGTCGAAATCGATGGGGCGAAGTCCCTGCAGGCATCGTGCGTCACTCCTGCAGGTGAGGGAATGTCGGTCCACACGAACACCCCGGCCGTGCGCGAGGCAAGGCGGATGGTGCTTGAGCTGATCCTATCGAATCATCCTTTCGAGTGCCTTACCTGCGAGAGGAACGGGAACTGCGAGCTGCAAGCGCTCGCCGATCGGTTCGGCATACGGGATATCGAGTATCAGGGCGAACGGGCCCAGTTCAAGGTGGACGCATCCACTCCTTCGATCGTGCGCGATCCGAACAAGTGCATCCTTTGTCGGCGCTGCATGAGCGTGTGTCAGAAGGTGCAGACAGTCTGTGCACTTGCCCCCAACGACAGGGGCTTTGGGACGATGATCGCCCCTGCGTTCGGGGACGAGCTCATGAACGCCGTGTGTGCGCTCTGCGGCCAGTGCGTTCTTGTCTGCCCGACGGGGGCGCTGAAAGAGCGCGACGAGACCGAAGCGGTGTGGGCGGCGATCGCGGATCCTTCGAAGCACGTCGTGGTGCAGACGGCACCCGCCATACGAGCGAGCATCGGTGAAGAGTGCGGGCTTGGACCGGGAAGCCGGGTGACCGGGCAGCTCACCGCGGCCCTGCGCAGGCTGGGGTTCGACATGGTGTTCGACACGGACTTCACGGCGGATCTCACGATAATGGAGGAGGGGCACGAGTTCATAGCGCGGTTGCGCAACGGCGGCAAGCTGCCGCTCATCACCTCGTGCAGCCCCGGATGGATCAAGTTCGTAGAGCACTTCTATCCGGACCTCCTGCCGAACCTTTCCACTTGCAAGTCGCCGCAGCAGATGTTCGGCGCCTTGGCGAAGACCTACTACGCGCGGAAGTCGGGGATCGACCCGAAGGACATCTTCGTGGTATCGGTCATGCCGTGCACAGCGAAGAAGTTTGAGGCCAGGAGGCCCGAGATGACTGCCAGCGGGTACCCTGACGTGGACGCCGTCTTGACCACCAGGGAACTGGGCAGGATGATCCGCGAAGCCGGGATCGACTTCGAGTCTCTCGCCCCAGAGCCCTACGATCCGCCTCTCGGCATATCCACGGGGGCGGGCGCTATCTTCGGCGTCACGGGTGGCGTGATGGAGGCGGCACTGCGGACTGTGTCCGAGGTGGTGCTGGACCGCGAGCTCGATAACATAGACTTCGTGCCTGTGCGCGGCCTTGCGGGAGTCAAGGAGGCCGAGGTGAACCTGGACGGGACGAGCGTGCGAGTAGCGGTTGCTCATGGTCTCGGGAACGCGCGACGCCTTCTGGACAGGGTAAGCAATGGCGAGGCAGACTATCATTTCATAGAGATAATGGCGTGTCCCGGCGGGTGCATTGGCGGCGGCGGACAACCCATTCCCACGAACGATGAGACGAGGATGAAGAGGATCGCGGCCATTTACGAAGAGGATAAGCACATGCCGCTGCGCAAGTCCCACCTCAACCCGGCTGTGCAAGAGCTCTACAGGGAATTCCTGGGCAGGCCGCTCGGCGAGAGGTCCCACGAGCTTCTGCATACTCACTACCACGCACGGGCGCGGTTCTGA